A region of Bacillus rossius redtenbacheri isolate Brsri chromosome 2, Brsri_v3, whole genome shotgun sequence DNA encodes the following proteins:
- the LOC134529338 gene encoding zinc finger BED domain-containing protein 4-like — protein sequence MATREKRSEVWKHFTTSQEDDSKAICLYCGAVISRGGSCRSSYTTTNMLHHVKTRHPQQFAFAESTSQACSTEREHSVAGPSQKKVKVSLLQPTLQDVVEKKLLYNSNDPRAQEFTTLIAEMICVDMQPYDIVNNDGFRRLMSKAVPRYNIPSRKHMADTVIPKMYEKVKNKVRERLSNLVNVAVTTDLWTSEASSQMNDFISVTAHEAELSQKVHFCLEVLPFDGDLHTAVNIADNLLHIFEDWEIGNKVCAVVTDNASNMKCAVRDHLKRPNIPCLAHSVQLVLKDGLLNQRPVRELLAAFRSIVGHFSHSTAAKKILVDAQKKVNEPQHVLIQDIATRWDSTLQMLRRLVEQRLSITVALQNCSKFRCQITAENWLLAEQLVDLLTYFEDVTKTVSSEKACVADAIPLVNSLNHMLEMKIMEVKAVKGATKSFATDLKHSLGSRLGELEKTEIFLVATMLDPRYKHHPFQNPDSIETVKNSLNYSMTLQKCDQTSESTGTSRCYTEGNLADVPENG from the coding sequence ATGGCGACGCGGGAAAAgagaagtgaagtgtggaaacattttactACAAGCCAAGAAGACGATAGTAAAGCAATATGTTTATATTGTGGTGCTGTAATATCACGTGGTGGTTCTTGCCGATCAAGCTACACAACCACCAACATGTTGCATCATGTTAAGACACGGCATCCTCAGCAATTTGCATTTGCAGAAAGTACAAGCCAGGCGTGTTCTACTGAGAGGGAACATTCGGTTGCTGGCCCTTCTCAGAAGAAAGTTAAAGTAAGTCTACTTCAACCAACACTGCAAGACGTAGTCGAAAAGAAATTACTGTACAATTCCAATGATCCACGAGCTCAGGAATTTACCACATTGATTGCTGAAATGATATGTGTAGACATGCAACCATATGACATTGTGAATAATGATGGTTTTAGGCGTCTCATGTCTAAAGCAGTTCCGAGATACAACATTCCTTCAAGGAAACACATGGCCGATACAGTAATTCCAAAAATGTATGAgaaagtgaaaaataaagttaGAGAGAGACTTTCTAATCTTGTCAATGTTGCTGTCACAACAGATTTGTGGACAAGTGAGGCTTCGTCTCAGATGAATGATTTCATTAGTGTCACAGCCCATGAAGCAGAGCTGTCTCAGAAGGTACATTTCTGCCTTGAAGTTTTACCTTTTGATGGTGATTTGCACACTGCAGTAAACATTGCAGACAATCTCTTGCACATATTTGAAGACTGGGAGATAGGCAATAAAGTATGTGCAGTTGTTACTGATAATGCATCTAATATGAAATGTGCCGTAAGAGATCACCTCAAACGGCCTAATATTCCATGCTTAGCTCACAGTGTTCAGCTTGTACTCAAAGATGGGCTGCTGAATCAACGTCCAGTTCGTGAACTGCTTGCGGCATTCAGGAGCATTGTAGGGCATTTCAGTCATTCAACAGCAGCCAAAAAAATTCTTGTCGATGCACAGAAAAAGGTAAACGAACCTCAGCACGTACTTATTCAAGATATTGCGACACGATGGGACTCTACTCTTCAAATGTTACGACGTCTTGTAGAACAGCGTCTTTCCATCACGGTTGCTCTCCAAAATTGCTCGAAGTTTAGGTGTCAGATTACAGCTGAAAATTGGTTGCTTGCCGAGCAATTAGTAGATCTTCTTACATACTTTGAAGATGTGACCAAGACAGTCAGCAGTGAAAAAGCATGTGTAGCAGATGCTATACCACTAGTCAACAGCCTAAATCACATGCTGGAAATGAAGATAATGGAGGTTAAAGCCGTTAAAGGTGCCACTAAATCTTTTGCAACCGATTTGAAACATTCACTCGGCTCACGTCTTGGTGAATTGGAAAAGACTGAGATTTTCCTAGTAGCTACGATGCTTGATCCTCGTTATAAACACCATCCATTCCAAAATCCTGACAGCATTGAAACAGtgaaaaatagtttgaattaTAGCATGACACTGCAAAAATGTGATCAGACTTCTGAGTCAACTGGCACTTCTAGATGTTACACagaagggaatttggcagatgtTCCAGAAAATGGTTGA